CCTGCATCTCCCGAATCCGCATCTCCCGAATCCGCATCTCCCGACCGGACATCTGCTTGCGCGGAATCGGCAGAGTGCACATCTCCCGAATCGCCGTCGTCACGTTGGTAGGAGGCGCCGCCGTGCTCCGCATCTTCCGAAGCGTCGTCGCCGGTGATGTCGGGCGTGGCTTCTTCGACGAGGTGGAGGAGGACGTGGGCGTCGTGCATGTCGCCGAGGACGTCCTGGAGGGCCTTGAGGCGCTTGAGCGCGTCCGCGCCGCCGGACAGCTCGTCCGCGAACGGCTCCAGCAGGTAGCGCAGGCGCTTGGCGGCGATGCGCACGCGGTGGGCGCGGCGCTGGTCCGCGATGGTGCGGATGCGGGCCAGCCCCTCGCGCAACTCCAGCGCCGCCTCGCTCGCGAGCACCGCCAGCGTGGCGGATGCGGGAGGGCCGCCGGCCGGATCGTCCAGCGCCACGTGGACGCGGTACACGGAAAGACGGTCGGCTAGCCGCCTCCGCTCGCGCGCGAACTTGCGGCGTACCTCGCGGCGGAGGTGCTTGTCGGCTCGCGCGCCGTGTTCGCGCAGGCTTTCCAGCAGCCACTCGGCGCCACGCCGCTCGTCGCCCGCCAGCTCCGCCGCGCTGTCGCGCACCCAGGCGGCCTGCACCTGGGCGTCGCGGCTCTCGCCGGTCGCGCGGGCCAGGGAGCGCACCCGGCGCAGGTCGCGGCCGCGCACGCTGCCCTCCAGCGCGCCGCGGTACGCCCGCAGCGTGGAGCGCAGCCGCCGCAGCGCCACGCGGAAGTCGTGCAGCGCGTCTTCGTCGCCACCGCTCCGCAGCCGGGCGCGCGCCTCGGCGGCCTCGTCCAGGAAGCGCAGCGCGAGCCAGCGGGCGGTGCGCTGCACCGGCAGGTCCAGCAGCTGCGCCGGCGTCTTCACTTTCGCCCCAGGTCGCGCAGCTGCCGCGGCGTGAGGGCCCACCGCAGCTTGGCGCCGCCCGCGGCGGACTCGCCCTCGAACTCCAGCAGGAAAGCGCCGCCCTTCTTGGGCTCCAGGAACGAGACGTTGCGGCCCGTCAGCAGCCAGCCGGCCAGGAAGCCCAGGTGCGGCTCGTGGCCCACCACGGCCACCGTCGCATCCGCCGCGTGGGTGCGCAGC
This window of the Longimicrobiaceae bacterium genome carries:
- a CDS encoding CHAD domain-containing protein, which produces MKTPAQLLDLPVQRTARWLALRFLDEAAEARARLRSGGDEDALHDFRVALRRLRSTLRAYRGALEGSVRGRDLRRVRSLARATGESRDAQVQAAWVRDSAAELAGDERRGAEWLLESLREHGARADKHLRREVRRKFARERRRLADRLSVYRVHVALDDPAGGPPASATLAVLASEAALELREGLARIRTIADQRRAHRVRIAAKRLRYLLEPFADELSGGADALKRLKALQDVLGDMHDAHVLLHLVEEATPDITGDDASEDAEHGGASYQRDDGDSGDVHSADSAQADVRSGDADSGDADSGDAGSPDGSSGDAERDGGGSADARHGDSEDADADDPRAGLRALTSRLEAARAEAFGQLNEEWLGGRSAGFFALVDGVVEGLKSRGGAGDREIERKYLLSAFPELPEGAVEERIEQGWVPGERLHERLRRISGASGDRFYRTVKLGSGISRTELEEETTADVFRHLWQLTEGRRVRKRRYTVPDGGLKWEIDRFADRDLVLAEIELPTEDAEVEIPAWLAPHVVREVTGEDEFVNINLAR